A single region of the Pontibacter kalidii genome encodes:
- a CDS encoding tetratricopeptide repeat protein produces MNESRLAQLFKFLEDDPNDAFTLYAIATEYRKENPQKALEYYEKLLNEHENYVGTYYHAAKLYEELGQNDVAEQTYKKGMLISRREGNMHAFSELQQAYNKMMGLDYEDD; encoded by the coding sequence ATGAACGAAAGCAGATTAGCCCAGCTCTTCAAGTTTCTGGAAGACGACCCGAACGACGCATTTACACTATACGCCATAGCCACCGAATATCGTAAGGAAAACCCGCAAAAAGCGCTGGAATACTACGAGAAGCTGCTGAACGAACACGAGAATTACGTGGGTACTTACTATCACGCTGCCAAACTATACGAGGAGCTGGGCCAAAACGATGTTGCCGAGCAAACTTATAAGAAAGGGATGCTGATCAGCCGCCGCGAGGGCAACATGCACGCTTTCTCGGAACTGCAGCAGGCCTACAACAAAATGATGGGCCTGGATTACGAGGATGATTAA
- a CDS encoding antibiotic biosynthesis monooxygenase family protein: MFIASSTFTIANDMAPEVREAFINRPHLVDNAPGFIKLNVMVPQDNPNEIWLLTYWDAEESYLVWYKNHMKESHAGIPQGVKLVPGKTKVRFFELVGE; this comes from the coding sequence ATGTTTATAGCATCGAGTACCTTTACCATTGCCAACGACATGGCCCCCGAAGTAAGAGAAGCCTTTATCAACCGCCCGCACCTGGTAGACAATGCCCCCGGCTTTATAAAGCTGAACGTGATGGTGCCGCAGGATAACCCCAACGAGATCTGGCTTCTGACCTACTGGGATGCAGAGGAAAGTTACCTGGTGTGGTATAAAAACCACATGAAGGAGTCGCATGCCGGGATACCGCAGGGAGTGAAGCTGGTGCCAGGCAAAACGAAGGTGCGCTTTTTTGAGCTGGTAGGCGAGTAA